TCATCATTTTTAAGAGAATTTCCCAATCAGGAACATTCTGTTATTGATGGTCAGCAATGCCCATATAGTCTTGAAGTTGCAAAACCTAAGCAAACAAATGACTATATAAACTCTTTGCCTGTGAAAGATGTTAATCGTAAATTGGATGCTACGTTACGATGGTTATTTTTAAAAGATATAAAACCCGCCAAGAAATCTCCTGCCATCACCAGCTCAAAGCCAAAATTAGAAAACACTTTACTTACATTTACTACTCCCAACACAAATAGACATTTGCAAACACAAAAATACTCATTACTCCATTGGGGTAAAAACACACCTGTCAACACTCCTTTAATTACATACGGGAAAGTTTACTTGCAAATAATAAGCAGAAAGCAAAAATTACCAGATGGCTCAGAACATGCAATTTATTTTTTGGATGTACGGAAAGATGCTCATTCAAAGTCCATTACTTCTATTTACTTTAAAAATGATCCTCAATTTCAAGATGGAATATACTATGTCGTTGCTTATTGTGAATGCAGACCTCGACAAGTAAACAATAGAACCTACTATAACTTACATTTGGTGAATCCATCTTACCTAAAATTCACCAAGGTTTACTGACATTATTTTTATCTAATATCATTTCATAAGGAGTGCTTTGCCCTATTATCAGGTTTTCCCTTTTCTCTGTTAAAGCTAAGACTTTGGCATCCGTATCAAAAGCAGTAAACTCTAAACCGTTATCTGTTTGTCGTTCCCAATCAATCACTACATACCAGCATTCTCCACCTTTATATCTATCCTTATCAGTAAGCAATTCAGCTTTAATATTCCACTTTTTACATAACACATTCAAATTACAATCAATCTTTTTTATAATTCGTTCTTTCGTATAATACCGTTTTAATTTTTCCCAGGTTTCACATTCTACGATAATTGCATCATATTCTATAAGTTGTTTCACATCCTTATCCTTTCTTCCGGGAGCGACACCGCAGGCGTACCTTGGTAAACGCCCCCAGACATTATTTTCTTTTTCTCCCCACCAATTCATCCAACGTTACATCTAATGCATCCGCCAATTTTATAAGAGTACTAATTCTTGGATCAGATGTTACGCCTGTTTCAATTTCTGAAAGCCTTCCAGTACCCAGACTTGTCATTTTCGACAGTACTGCTAAAGTAAGATGCTTCTGTTCTCTATATTCTAGTAACTTTATTTTCATAATATTTCTATTTTCTTCATATCTCCATAATCACCTTTGAGGAAAATTTTCTCAAAATTCAAAAATTAAAGGATACACTTTCATAAATAAAATCGTTATTACAATCGCATATACAACCATTGTTACAGTAACCAAAAGCAAACGAGATATATATACTTTCTTGTCATCACACATTATTCGTATTAGAGCTACTTCACTAAAAATATATAAACTTGCCAAAACAAAACATTTCATATATAGATCAGATATCACTAACCAAAATGCCAGACTCAATATCAGCAACAATGTATTTAAAAGTAAATATCTTGTATAGAATTTTTCTTTCATCTTCTCCCTTTCTCTGGGGGCGAAACGCCCCCAAACATTACTTCCCTTTTCTTCCCAATTTTTCATCCGCACTCCTCAACTTTCTATAATTATTTTTCTTCTTAAATTTATCTTTCAAAAGTAACCACAGAATTAACGCCGCAACCAAATCAATTAAAGAAAATTTACAAAGTGTATTTTATGTTTTGCTTATCCCCGATCCTTGTCTTGCTCTTTGCAGCACTTCCATCTGTTTTCCAGTTTCTTCTCCCATTTTAAAAACAATAGTTTTAATGCATAGCAGATACAGTATGTTGGTATCAAAAATATCGAGCCTGTATAACAAATGATATTTGCTATATATTCTCCTTCCTTTCCAAATGTATATTTAATAATCTGCATATCAATATTCATAAATAATAGATAGATTATTGATAATTTTGTTATTCCAATAAAAATTTCTGCAACTTTATCATTTGTATCAGTAATTTTTGGTGCAACGATTGCAAAATGTAATGTAACAAGTAAGCCAAGTAATATTATTTTCATTTCCTTTCCTCACCTCCAGTGACCTATAGTATTTTTAGCACTGTCTTTAGTCTTAAAATAATGACTGACAATATGTTGAAATATTATCAATCCTGTCATAATTCCAAACAAATAATCTAATGAAGTCTCCTTCGAAGGATACATATGAAACCTCGGATAGACGACTTCTAATATGATTTTTATCTGTATATCCGCATAAACAAATAAAGCTATCCAATCTAGTGTTATCCAAAATATTTTTTCTCCTTTTCTCAATATTTCAAATGGAATATAGGTATCATAGTAAAGATGGGCAAATAACCATATATTAATAATTGCAAAATAAATCGCCAATTTCATTCCCTCACATCCTTTCTATCCTCTGGGGGGCGTTTCGCCCCCAAGCTTTTTATCTCACCATATACTGCTCTATCGGTTCATCATCACAGCCTTTAAAAATTGTTACAACATAATTGCTAGTATCTCTAATCTTATCCGCCCACTTCTTAGCTGCTTTCATATTACTGAACCAAGCAGAATCAAATGCTCTGTTATCTTTAGAAAGAATAACCATTAATTCATCGTCCATTATTCGATCTCCTTTGTAACATATCCACCAGATATCCCAGTACGTTCCGTTCTCCGTTTATCAATCGTATTTTTCCATAAAATACTACCGGGCATATCTTTATCTTGGTGTCCATAATAATCACAATGTAATAATTCAATTAATTTTTCTTCTGCTATATTCAAGAGTGTTTTTTCATCTGAGAATCTTTCCTTTTGATTGGTCATAGTACATAGGCTTTTCATATATCTTTTTATGATCACCCACCTTTCTTTTTCGTTTAGACCTTCATTGAAGTATGGAATAACATGTATTACAAACAAATAGTCTCTTGCAAATGATTCCCATTTCTTTAGATATGGATTTTGATATGCCATATTATCATCCGGTATCTTGACGATCGATCCACCAGTGCGATAAACATATGGTTCATAAGCATGCATGTTATAGATCAACTGATACTGATCATTAAGTATGATCAACGTATTTCGGTACTTCTCATTAATTAACAATAATGTTTTAAGGATCTTTCTCATTCTGTCTTTTGGACATCGATATTCCATCAGTATCTGCAATAATTTATTGTGCATTTTCCATTCCTCTTATGATACGGTGAAGTTGAAAGTATTCGCTTTCTGTAAATTCTTCAGCTTCTGATCTTCTTAATAATTCATCAGCATCAATATCAGTAGATGATCTTCCTTTAAAACTATCTGCCAAGAAGTTCAAGTCATCAGTAGGTAGCTCTCTTATTTCTTCTTGTATGTCATGACAACTGTCCTTAATCCATTCATCACGCATTAATTCAACAGGGAATAGTGATTTCAGCTCTGAAACGGCTTCAAACAATGTAAAATAGTCAATCTGCATTTTTTTGGTTTTTCGCTCAAATCGATAATTAATCGTTTCCATAGAGGCTTCCTCAAGATGCTCAATGATTATTTCCAGGCGTGAAAGAGCCTTTCGATATTCTGCTGTCAATCCATTATTTGAAATCATCATTTCATCCCCCTTCAGACAATACGTTGATACTATTCTTCGTTCGACATATGTTCCTGCAGATACATGCTCAATTCAAAGCATTTGCTTTGAAATGTATTTAATTCATCTTCAGATAAAGTTGCTAATACATAACTGTCCAGTTTTTCAAACTTCTTGATGCATTTATTAATCTGTTTGAGCAGTTCCTTATAGGCTTTCTCTTCTTCCGATACTTGCTTAGATTGTCTGATCTTCGCAATCGTTTCCGGATCTTCTTCAGCAAATTTAATTTCTCTATTTTTACTTGCTAAATAATCTTTTACATAATGTTCTTTAATTCCTGTGATCGAAGAGATTACCGTTGCCTTGCGTTTGCCTTCCCAGGAGAACTTTCCACTCATCTCCTGCTTTTCTAATGCATTCAACGTTTCATCAATGATCCTGTTCTTTTCATCTGCCTGCATATCACGATGAGCGTTAGCAGAAATCATCATCATTGTCTTCATATCACCTACTGCTTGTTTAACATAGGATACTGGCACATATCCGGTAATGTCTTCCCCGTTGTACGTATATGACTTCCCTGAATCTGCCAAATATTTCAATGCCGTGTATCTGCGTTCTCCGGAAATCAACCGTATCTCACTGCCTTCTTTCTGTGCAGTAAGTGCCTGGAACAGTCCGTATTGTTCAATGTTCTCAGCCAATCTTTGAACGGATTCTTCTTCTACTTCGTATGGATTCTCCTCTGATGGAAGAATTTCATTCAACTTTACTAAGTATGTCTTTAATGCAGCTGCTTTCTGCATCTCCTGATTGCTGTCCCCAAACATCTTTCCTAAATCTAAATTTGTCATGCATGCACCTCATCCTTTTGAATTACTTCTTTTGTCAAATTTCTATAGTCTTCAGCTACACCAGCTTTCATGTCGAATAGGGACTTCTTACTAAATTCTGCATCCTGCACTGGCTTCTGTTGGAATCGAATCTGTGTATCAAATACATCTTTTCCAAATGCTGCTCTTAACTGTTTTGCTCCTTCTTTACAGTTATTGTTTCGTGTCATCATTGTAAGGACAATCTTGAAGTTTAAAGGCTTGCTAAATGGCAATGCATCTAATGCTTGCACGCATACACCACGTGTATTCATAACTCCCTTCAATGTCTTTTCACTAATATTTGTAGGACAGATGATTACATCTGCCGCATAGATGGAGTTATAGGTCATCTTATTGATGGAAGGGTTATTGTCGATGATGATCTCATCATAGTCCAATCCCTTTAATGCATTTCCCAACAAGAAATCTGCACCACCTCTTCCCTGCATTTCATAGATGACAGTGAATAAGTCCATACTGGATGGGATCAAGTCAATGTTTTCGATCTTTGTATGCCAGATACAATCCTCTATCTTTTTGTTTCCTTTCAGATAGTCCACAATGGTTCCCTTTTCCGGGGGCGTTACGCCCCCAACATTTTCAGGTTGATCAAAATTGATGTGTGGCATTAAAGAAGAAGTAATATCCCCTTGTCCGTCTGCATCTACTACTAATGTTTTTCTACCTTCTTTTGCGTACCCTCTAGCTAGCATTTCAGCTGACAGTGTTTTGGAACAACCACCTTTGATGTTTAGTATTGCTGTGATCATATTTCTTCCTTTCTGTTTTGTGTGTATTTCTGATAGACACTCAATCTTGTTTCCACTTTAAGTAAATCATCTATTATAGATTCCAATTCTGCCTTCCCATTTACAGAAACCGTAGATTTTGCCGCTTCATTCACTTTATAAATCACCTGCTGTAGTTCTATAACTATCTCTCTGTCCATAGCAGTTTCCTTTCTTAAATTCCATACCGGTATTTCATCCGGAATTCCTCTATTTCTTTATCAAAATCTTCTATGACGGTATCTATGTTTTCCTGTACCCGGATAACATTCATGAATATTGAGAAAGATAGTTTTATCTTCTTTCTGCCACCATCAATAGGATGATTTGAGAATCCTTGTTTCATCTTATTTGCATACCGTTTTGCCAATGCCATGAAGTGGTCGTATATCTTCCCTTCTTGTAGGAAATAACCATCTCTCAGTGCAATCCACTCCATCTGCAGTTCCTGTTCTATATGTTGTATGGCTGAATTTATCCTGGTTAGATTGATGTTTTGATATTTATTCAACCAATCATGACGTTTCAGCTTTGGAAGTAGGAATGTTTTGTTAAACTGAATCTTCAATTTAACAAATGCTGCAGCAATACACTGACGTATATGGCTTAGCAATCTATCAAAGCCTATTCTTTCTTTTCTGGTAGAACGCTTTCTAGCATAACCATCTGCCGTAAACATTCTGCTCTTTAGGCTGAAGTGTGATGTCCATGTCTTACGGAGATCACCTGCCTTTACAATTCTTCTAGCTTGAGGATCATCTGCTTTGCACAATCTGCCAGTTACTGTATTTTGAAATCTATCGGACTTCCAAAAATCTTCATAAACAATAGGTTCTTCACTGTAGTAACGTTCAGAAACAAGAATCTGTAAATAACGTCCCTTTCCTCTTGTTTCTAGCCAAGCTGCATAAGGCAAAAGTCTCTCAGAACCAAATAATTCAGACATGAGAATGCGGACACACTGCTCAACATCCACCAAGGATGCTGGTAATAATACTTCTAAAGATTTTGCTTGAATATTGATTGTCTGGGTTCGCTTGCCTGCTCTACTGAGTTCAAACTCTTCTAACTGACGGAAGAATTCCTTATAACCCAAAGATGAAACAGTAGCATCAACCACCAACTCTCCAGGAATAGCACGCAACCACTCGCTGATACTAAGAACAGACTGAAGATCATCATAAATATTTGTCTTATTGAAAAATGTTTCCATAAAGCTCCTATATTCCATTAACTACACATCATAGGTTTCCTATGTTGTTTTTTTATTTATCAAATTGTTAAAAATCTAAATATATTCGTTAAATTTCATTCTGATTTTTAAGTGTTTGTACCATCTTTCTGATGAAGTTATCCGGGGTTGATCCAACTGCTTCAGCGTATTTGCAAATGAATCTGAGCGTGATGGCTACACCTTCTCCCTTTAGTTGATATGCAATCGTTTTACGTGTTAATCCTGTTCTTTTTTCCAATTCAGTTATTGTCAGCCTTGTACGCTCAATGCCTTTGGGAACATTTCGTTGCCGATAATCTTCTAATAAATACCGCTGTACGGCGGCATCTATCTCCGTTCCACTCTTTCTACCTTTCATCTTTCTATCTCCTTAAATCACTTTTAAACGTTGTCTGATTGATAAATTCAGTCGTTTAATGTACTATTTATATGTGCAAAGAGGTATCAGGTCGCGCTGAGGGTATCTCACTGAGGGTATCTCACTGAGGGTATCTCACTGAGGGTATCTCACTGAGGGTATCTAAGTATCTCTGAGTATATCTGAGTATCTGAGTATCTGAGTCCTCTACATATGCACTATATTGAAGGCTATTAAACCTTCTCCCTTGATCACAGAACACTCTAGCTTGGTAGGCGATGGGTAAATGTTCATGTGATTTTTTTATTCTCTTTTGTTTTCTTTAATGATTCGATAGATCGTTGCTAAATGTACTTTAAATCGTTCTGCAAGATCTTTACTGCTATATCCTTGCTTATTCAATGCTAAGATAGATTCTTTATCATCTTGCGTTAATCGCTTAAATGTAGAGCGTTTTACAAGCCCTTCCAGATGTAGCATGATTACCGGAATACTATGATTTGTTATCCTTGCAATTTGTGCCGGCTTTTTCCCTTCTTGATATAATTGACGGATATATTGATGTTCATCATCTTTGATCTTATGAACCTGCTTTCTTACATCCTTTAATACCTTTGCGATTGTCGGCTCTGTCCATCCGGTTTTTTCACGGATTTCTTTAACAGATAAGCCTTCTTCCCAAAGTGCATGGATTCTCTTATCATCTGCTTCCGTTAGTGATGTGCGTACATATTTCCCTGCAATCACATTTTTCACGGTTGATTCGGCTATATCCAAAACTCCAGCAATGACATTTGGATCAACGTTTTGTATATGCAACTCTTCTATTTTCTTAACGATCTTTTTACTGACTTTTTCCAATGCCATTAGCTTATCCTCCTTTCTCAAAATAAAAACAATGCGACCAAGAGTTATATTTCTCTTAATCACATTGTTTAATGTTTCTATGCGATTTGAGTTATACCACTCTTTTCGCATTTATCTTAGAATTTACGCTTCGAGACTGTAATTGGTAATACGAATGCTAATAAAGCTTGAATAATAACAAGAATTGTAATTACACCAACATATCTACCATTATCCTTAATTAGCCGAAATACATTTTTCAATTTCATAAAAATGTCCCCCTTAAACACTATTCAAAATTGGTTATACCGATCAACCCTTCTTTATAAAAGATTTTAGTACCAAATTTTATATATATATCCCAATATTATTTTTGAAAATATTAAATTATTTACTTGATATTTGAAAATATTTTCATTTTCACCGATATATTTTGAAGGATATTTGAAATTCTTAAGAATACTGCGACCATATAATTTATTGTAAAAAAAATGACTATACCAATACTAGTATCAGTATTCTATAGTCATCTCTATCGAATCACAATTTATTCTCGCAACAAGCTCTTTGCTAGTTTTACTGCAATATCGAAATACAGGAATCTTGTATCTCTTTCGTTATCCCCAAGGATACGTGGTGCCCACTCTAACTTACTTAGATCATCTGCAGTATATAAGAATTGGTATAACTCATATCCTCTAAAATCTGTGACTGCCTGCAATGCTGCACATTCCATTTCTACACAGATACAGCCTTCTTCAACGCGCTTGTTTTTCTGATTCACTGTCTCACGATAGAAACAATCTGTTGTCCATGTTTTACCAAAGACGTATTCAGCACCTAGTTCATCGAATAGTTTGGCAATTACATTCGCATTCTTCACACTAATATAATCGCTTGCTGAAGCGTAGTGATAACTGACACCTTCATCACGATATGCGTGCGTTGGAATAATACAATCCCCTTCTGGAATTTGTACCAGTGCACCACATGAGCCAAAGATAATAAACTTCTTTACACCGAAGATAACTGAAATTTCTTCAATTAATCCACTGGCACCGACTGCACCCACCTCATTTTGATAGATACCGATAGATGTATCTTTATAACGATATACCGCATGTTTCCCACTGGCAGATCCTGGCATCTTTTCCATAGGTAGTTCTGTTAAATCTCCAGAAGAGATGAGTTCGTTCATCACCTTGTGAGAGAAGATACCGATACATACATCTAAAGTTACTGAATTTCGTGGATATAGTCTTTCTGGCGAAATAAATACATCACTGTTATCAAATGAATCTGTAATCATATTTACCTCTTTCTTATTTCGCACTCTTGGAGTGTGGGTGTGCTTCATCCACGACTTTACGGAGTCGATCTTGTGTAACGTGGGTATAGATTTGCGTCGTACCAAGATTTTCATGTCCCAGTAATTCTTGTACGATACGTAAATCCGCACCATTATCTAGCATATGTGTCGCAAAGCTATGACGTATCATATGGGGATGGATATGAATTGGAAGATTTGCGTCTTCCCCTGCTTTTTCACAGATGAGCTGAATACTTCTAGCAGAAATAGGTCTACCATTTTGATTCACAAAGAGAATATCGTGTTCGTGAGTCTTCTCCATGAATGTCCCTCTTGCATTATTCATATAGTATTGGATGAGCTGTTTACATCTTGGATAGAATGGAACCATTCTTTCTTTACTCTCTTTACCAAGTACTGTTAAGAAGCCTTCTACTAGATTGATGGATGATATTTTTAAACCCGCACATTCACTGACACGTAAACCACATGCATACATGACTTCGATAATACAGCGATTGCGTATTTGTACAGGATTGTGTAAATCAAATTGATTTAACATCGTTTCCATTTGGTCAAATGTTAAAAATTCAGGCAGCTTACGACGAATAGAGCCACCCTTAAAGATACGTACTGGATTGGCTTTGATTCCCTCAAAGCGATTTAAGTAACGATAAAAGGATTTTAGAGAAGAGAGATTACGAGCGTAACTACTATTGGAAAGTGGCTTGCCACCAATCTCACCATCACGCAATTGCGTGATGTAATCACTGACATCTGTTTTTGTGACATGTTCAAAAGAATCGATGCGATGTTCGCGGAGATA
This genomic window from Solobacterium moorei contains:
- a CDS encoding ParB N-terminal domain-containing protein, which produces MTNLDLGKMFGDSNQEMQKAAALKTYLVKLNEILPSEENPYEVEEESVQRLAENIEQYGLFQALTAQKEGSEIRLISGERRYTALKYLADSGKSYTYNGEDITGYVPVSYVKQAVGDMKTMMMISANAHRDMQADEKNRIIDETLNALEKQEMSGKFSWEGKRKATVISSITGIKEHYVKDYLASKNREIKFAEEDPETIAKIRQSKQVSEEEKAYKELLKQINKCIKKFEKLDSYVLATLSEDELNTFQSKCFELSMYLQEHMSNEE
- a CDS encoding helix-turn-helix transcriptional regulator — its product is MKIKLLEYREQKHLTLAVLSKMTSLGTGRLSEIETGVTSDPRISTLIKLADALDVTLDELVGRKRK
- the xerA gene encoding site-specific tyrosine recombinase/integron integrase, with product MNFEKSLDRFLRQIARVRTGSKDTENAYRRDVERFLEYLREHRIDSFEHVTKTDVSDYITQLRDGEIGGKPLSNSSYARNLSSLKSFYRYLNRFEGIKANPVRIFKGGSIRRKLPEFLTFDQMETMLNQFDLHNPVQIRNRCIIEVMYACGLRVSECAGLKISSINLVEGFLTVLGKESKERMVPFYPRCKQLIQYYMNNARGTFMEKTHEHDILFVNQNGRPISARSIQLICEKAGEDANLPIHIHPHMIRHSFATHMLDNGADLRIVQELLGHENLGTTQIYTHVTQDRLRKVVDEAHPHSKSAK
- a CDS encoding nucleoside phosphorylase, coding for MITDSFDNSDVFISPERLYPRNSVTLDVCIGIFSHKVMNELISSGDLTELPMEKMPGSASGKHAVYRYKDTSIGIYQNEVGAVGASGLIEEISVIFGVKKFIIFGSCGALVQIPEGDCIIPTHAYRDEGVSYHYASASDYISVKNANVIAKLFDELGAEYVFGKTWTTDCFYRETVNQKNKRVEEGCICVEMECAALQAVTDFRGYELYQFLYTADDLSKLEWAPRILGDNERDTRFLYFDIAVKLAKSLLRE
- a CDS encoding ParA family protein: MITAILNIKGGCSKTLSAEMLARGYAKEGRKTLVVDADGQGDITSSLMPHINFDQPENVGGVTPPEKGTIVDYLKGNKKIEDCIWHTKIENIDLIPSSMDLFTVIYEMQGRGGADFLLGNALKGLDYDEIIIDNNPSINKMTYNSIYAADVIICPTNISEKTLKGVMNTRGVCVQALDALPFSKPLNFKIVLTMMTRNNNCKEGAKQLRAAFGKDVFDTQIRFQQKPVQDAEFSKKSLFDMKAGVAEDYRNLTKEVIQKDEVHA
- a CDS encoding helix-turn-helix domain-containing protein, which produces MALEKVSKKIVKKIEELHIQNVDPNVIAGVLDIAESTVKNVIAGKYVRTSLTEADDKRIHALWEEGLSVKEIREKTGWTEPTIAKVLKDVRKQVHKIKDDEHQYIRQLYQEGKKPAQIARITNHSIPVIMLHLEGLVKRSTFKRLTQDDKESILALNKQGYSSKDLAERFKVHLATIYRIIKENKRE